TTTTGCAGTAACCGTAGGTGACTTGACGAAGGTAGCCGTCTGTTTCCCTTGGGAGAGGATGACCTGTCGAATTTTTCCATTCAGGGGCAGGACTTCTTTGTCCCGCAGTTCCGGCACCTTTTTGTTGAAGAGGATCGAGAGGTTTTCTTCTGCGAGGTAGACCCCTTTTTCTTTGGGAAGCTTGACAAAGGTCTGTTGGCGGGAGGAGGTGACTTTTCCGATCCCGACCTCCCGAAGGAGTTTGTCCCCCTGGTAGAGTTGCACGTCGATCCGCTTGTCCTCCTCCAGGTCATAAAGGTTGTAGTTTCCTGATTCCGAGGTGAGGGCCGTCAGATTCAGTTGGACAATTCCGTCAACCATCTCTTTTACCATGGAGGGATCGGCGGGGTATTTCCGGGGAAGAATCACCCACCGGTCGTCGACCTTTTTCAGTGTCAGATCCTGTTTCCCGTTGTGGATATGCAGCCGGGTAACATCTTTGGCTGTAACCGGAGGGAGTTTGGGGAGGATGTAGTTGGTCTTTCCTTTCTTGTGCAACACCAGGTAGGTCGAAAGCGCTGCGATGATCAGGACGAGGATCAGGATTTCTTTTTTCCCTTTCATTGTATCTTCTCCCGCTGTTGAGGGTTGTGTCCATCCAGATTGATGGACTCGCAAGAAGTCCTATAGGATGGCACAGCAAAAAGATCCGAATGCAAGGAGCGAAAGTTTTGAGGAGTGAGGCGTACTTTTTTGTACGTCGAAGCGAACTCAAAACCTGATAAACGTAGCAAGCGGACTTTTTGCAAAGCCATCAGGCTTGTGTAAAGATTTGCTGAATATGCCGCTTCCGTGCCGAGCGGCGGTACCAGATGATCAGGCCGGCAAAGATGATCAGGATGGGAAGACCTGCAATATTTGCCGCCTTAATCATCGTCTTTGCCATAGGTGATACCTCTTTCAGGGGGTTAAATCGCTGAGACTTGCTCCGCATGACGGCGGTATCCACCCGGTGATTTAAGGCATCGAAGATGTTCATCACAAACTGGGCATTCGGACTGGTCCCGTTGTCTCCCAAAACATTGTCCTTCAGAATCGCCGAGGTTCCGATGAGAAAGATCCTGCCGCCTCTGGAGGTCTTCAGCGTAATTCCTTGCGCCTGGATATGCGACATGTCGATTCCCCCCGTTTTTTCGTTCCCGGCGGTTTGCTTCTTTTCTTTCTGCTGCGTGTTTACGTTTCGTTCCGGGATTGGTTTGTCGGCAAAGTAGCTGGGAATCGGGCCGGTGAGGGTATAGGCCAGCGCGAATTGCTGCAGGTCCGATGTCCGGCGGGGAGGCTGCAGGAACATCGGGTTCAGGTTCACCCGCCCCTCCATTTTCCATGCCTCCCGGCTGGAGGAGAAGAGCCGTGTTGCCGTCAGAGCGTGCTTTTTGATGCTCGCTTCATCGAGGTTCAGCGGGGCGGCTTTCAGCAGGACCAGTCCCTTGATGTTTGTGAGATAGGGGACGGACTTGTTGATGAAGGTATTCTTGATGATCGGGGCAAAGTAGATCTGCCGTTCACCACCGCCGAAGGCCTGGGGAATCTCCTGCCGGAAACAGTTTTTGTCCAGCACATAAGCAGCCTTCAGATGGATTCCGTAGGCGGAAAGGAGTTTCTCCAGTCCCGTGTGGATGGGCAGATACATCGGACCCTGCCCCCCCACCATCATTCCCTGTTGAGGAAGCGAGGTCTCCTTGAAGGGATCGAGGAAGAGGGCCAGGTTGCCCCCCCGCATCAGGTACTGATCGACCCGGTAGAGTTCTTCCTCGGAAAACGGTTTTGTGGGCCCGGCAATGATCAGGGTCGGCAACCCCTCCGGGATTCCCCCATCCTTCAGGCGAACCTCCCGGACGTTGTATTCTTCCGAAAGGAGTTTGTGAAACTGAGAAAGAGAATCACTTTGAGCTTCGCCCGGCATCGCGGGATAGGACTCAAGAGGGAGAGTCCCGTGGTCGGCAAGATAACCGATCTTCTCGTTTGTGTTGATCAGGTTTTCTACGGCGTTTTCGATTCCTTCTTCGATCTCCTTCATTTTCGCCAACTGGTATTGTGTTCCGAAGATCGGAAGGCGGAAGATGTGAAGCAAGGGGATCGTTTCCTTGTGATTCCCATGTTGTATCATGATCCCGGCATAGCCGTGGCCGGCCGGGATGGTTTTGCCCCGCCGATCGGTGAAGGCATCCCACTGGAGAGGAAGGATTTGCCGGCCGCGGATCTCTTTTTCCCGGCTTGGGTCCCGTGTCGGGTCGATGGCGGAGAAGGCCAGCCGTCCGTAGTTCTTTTCATTCAGCTTCTTTACG
The DNA window shown above is from Deltaproteobacteria bacterium and carries:
- a CDS encoding DUF4340 domain-containing protein — translated: MKGKKEILILVLIIAALSTYLVLHKKGKTNYILPKLPPVTAKDVTRLHIHNGKQDLTLKKVDDRWVILPRKYPADPSMVKEMVDGIVQLNLTALTSESGNYNLYDLEEDKRIDVQLYQGDKLLREVGIGKVTSSRQQTFVKLPKEKGVYLAEENLSILFNKKVPELRDKEVLPLNGKIRQVILSQGKQTATFVKSPTVTAKSEEPQKEKSAESVPPPERWQTPDGKKAEEGAIDEVVAALTHLRCDGFIEDSKGLKETETPIYSVKLKGTKTYTVRIFKKVGNRYRATSSESPYPFYLSEWKAERIMKDPAKLVVSAKAPASGGTAGRKEKTANHPAAP